A stretch of Coccidioides posadasii str. Silveira chromosome 2, complete sequence DNA encodes these proteins:
- a CDS encoding uncharacterized protein (EggNog:ENOG410PTU7~BUSCO:2012at33183), with translation MELMDKWIHPHIQRALCLCLDDLPDDKDSRQNPKLSEPRDDGKYFRVGVFGSQVVQVVKWQDSSSPIEALLSDSCTTIRGHLSNDAVAKYRLERKTDVRANTRGALMKITDFEIVINKKKTPAPSLALYIRSFDILGCEGTGTFGNPRDISSFPAISALAGQCQSIRAESFLECTDMPRMQPQAPVSASDNESSHSSELSLASQADFATQLNNITTSKEPTRCKPLPMNSPTSLKSRDLLNLLVSNGRGRETTRDRNTPISVESPSTAKTNPDKGSMPRPIIPNSDISIRSATVPPNIPRCPQVVPSQQNVMCDKIHPPKAEPDKSSSSDISTKLRHKKDSKNPSPTPAIDSYHSSDRGPIKPKDRRSSASNAGGRQRETAIDDAKPWKNEKRIRRQDVSIPQAQQEILDSPNPWVGPETRSSLLSGQVSAELSDGRSEGSNETECKRHTGFDDPSPWKNTKRIGRQDMTIPQDQQHKLDSPSAWAGPVTDPSSPVGQLTKEADDKQAHMVRRQRKTNTDDADPWKGWKRIRRRDVFIPQDQEEILDSPNSWIPPPAGQSLPSGRVPIELLRQWNEAQTKSDEPKNTPASENRGSEGPEELDEQSTQPELVPSPAPATLSTQELGEDEWPLTSPPRLPPDSSPPRVLQRPNNPPITRKTQEKNEEDVIVDEVPALPDRQYFTNIRSSSFLMGVEPRSGEYSAHSDIEYSIPRGLETSTQEHQKRSFELTQEESMSSSGPQLSPCQVGSFTQVKQSPEIAHPHRQAPAKPKISTSRERQGSLPPDNVDSTSKLASETVIPATFPSTDIRREGQLADALDNSGREPSPPVSADDGDENDDRMTGRQLASELDGFILDISTQMETAGFDGAFSSLGTQKSTGNLPDTPCPNMGSTAVENDSKKRKLNSDNSLPLRSPKRRIMVSRTAHTQEGPSTSKKTAEDIPDISLRRNYFRKSSPFSAVEKIYLNFKRAYSAYDGDIHTFTNSCFKLQSLRSKGSLEKSVLWDDFVCREATQYRDYVQQCDKRNETPKPYEEYFLERVTVPSFKKRNLTGKSIDLVLAWHEGSQKECEVVDVEDAVDNRPGCTVEQRVGSFERGLQERNQMSSASDSERPGKRKKKKEEKTPHRKRHDSVSIPDSEEWRGYETHETASVQLGDTDDSKVLSGGQKQSSLEFNEVEMEEESIKSLADETTASPDDIDESNPRKRPGSPNDKVLPVLEMEEGASLGEIPGQRSRRELKGKQPQRLAAPSKALLGKTQSADESSMDEAFYTTDSFYPPYRPPKPRLHNSQTENTTAAEERPASPTSNWWRDPNTPFKFFAHAYSNLHTELGRFRRAGETEAVPVDENGVILPHRVFDSGDGPVEGRMTSMGWEV, from the exons ATGGAGCTGATGGACAAGTGGATTCATCCTCATATCCAGAGAGCACTATGCCTCTGTTTGGATGACCTCCCTGACGACAAGGATAGCCGGCAGAATCCCAAGCTGTCGGAACCCCGAGATGACGGCAAGTATTTCCGGGTTGGAGTGTTCGGTAGCCAAGTGGTCCAGGTGGTCAAG TGGCAGGACTCGAGCTCTCCAATAGAGGCGCTTCTCTCGGACTCCTGCACTACCATACGAGGCCACCTATCGAATGACGCCGTGGCAAAGTATAGGCTTGAGAGGAAAACTGATGTTCGAGCAAATACCAGAGGGGCTCTTATGAAAATCACCGATTTTGAAATCGTcatcaacaagaagaagactcCTGCTCCTAGCCTCGCCCTCTATATCCGGAGCTTTGATATTCTCGGCTGTGAGGGAACAGGGACCTTCGGCAATCCGCGCGACATATCCAGTTTCCCAGCCATATCAGCTTTAGCTGGACAATGTCAATCAATTAGGGCTGAAAGTTTTCTTGAATGCACGGATATGCCGAGAATGCAACCTCAAGCACCGGTGAGCGCTTCAGACAATGAATCGTCACATTCATCAGAACTATCCTTAGCTTCCCAAGCGGACTTTGCGACGCAACTTAACAACATCACTACATCTAAGGAGCCGACACGGTGCAAGCCGTTACCGATGAATTCGCCGACAAGCTTGAAGTCCCGAGACCTTCTGAATCTTCTTGTCTCGAACGGACGGGGCCGTGAGACTACGAGAGATCGCAATACCCCTATATCCGTCGAATCACCATCAACTGCTAAAACTAACCCGGACAAAGGGTCAATGCCACGTCCTATCATACCCAACTCAGATATATCCATAAGGTCGGCCACAGTCCCCCCAAATATCCCGCGCTGTCCACAGGTTGTTCCATCCCAGCAAAATGTGATGTGTGATAAAATACATCCTCCTAAGGCAGAGCCCGATAAATCATCCTCCTCGGACATCTCTACCAAACTCCGTCATAAGAAAGATAGCAAGAACCCATCGCCAACGCCAGCAATTGATTCGTACCACAGCAGTGATAGGGGGCCAATTAAGCCGAAAGATAGGCGTTCATCAGCGTCTAATGCAGGAGGACGCCAGAGAGAAACAGCTATTGATGATGCTAAACCATGGAAAAATGAGAAGCGAATCAGGCGACAGGACGTGTCTATTCCACAGgcccagcaagagattttAGACAGTCCTAACCCCTGGGTTGGGCCGGAAACTCGCTCGTCTTTACTTTCCGGGCAAGTTTCCGCAGAGCTGAGTGATGGGCGCTCCGAAGGCTCGAATGAGACTGAATGCAAGAGACACACTGGTTTTGATGATCCTAGTCCGTGGAAGAATACGAAGCGGATCGGGCGACAAGATATGACTATTCCACAGGACCAACAACATAAGTTAGACAGTCCTAGTGCCTGGGCTGGACCAGTCACTGACCCGTCTTCACCAGTTGGGCAACTTACCAAAGAGGCCGATGATAAGCAGGCGCATATGGTTAGGCgccaaagaaaaacaaacaCCGATGATGCTGACCCATGGAAGGGTTGGAAACGGATAAGACGACGGGACGTGTTTATTCCACAAGATCAGGAAGAGATTTTGGACAGCCCCAACTCGTGGATTCCACCTCCAGCCGGCCAGTCCTTACCTTCTGGACGAGTTCCTATAGAACTATTGCGGCAATGGAACGAAGCCCAAACGAAGTCAGATGAACCAAAAAATACCCCGGCGTCAGAGAATAGAGGGTCGGAGGGACCAGAGGAACTGGATGAACAGTCGACTCAGCCAGAATTAGTACCCTCGCCTGCGCCAGCTACACTCTCTACTCAGGAGCTTGGTGAGGACGAGTGGCCGCTAACTTCACCTCCGCGTCTGCCTCCTGATAGTAGTCCACCAAGGGTGCTCCAAAGGCCGAACAATCCGCCGATTACCAGGAAAACACAGgaaaaaaatgaagaagatgtcaTTGTCGATGAAGTGCCAGCTTTGCCAGACAGGCAATACTTCACAAATATTCGATCGTCTTCATTTTTGATGGGTGTAGAGCCTAGATCCGGGGAGTACAGTGCTCATTCAGATATCGAATATTCTATCCCAAGAGGCCTTGAAACTTCGACGCAAGAACATCAAAAGCGAAGTTTCGAACTCACGCAGGAAGAGTCAATGTCAAGCTCCGGACCTCAACTGTCACCCTGTCAAGTGGGCTCATTCACGCAAGTAAAACAGTCGCCGGAAATCGCACACCCTCATCGGCAGGCTCCTGCAAAGCCAAAAATATCAACTAGTCGCGAACGACAGGGCAGCTTGCCTCCCGATAACGTGGATAGCACATCGAAACTTGCCTCTGAGACGGTTATTCCGGCCACCTTCCCTAGCACCGATATTAGGCGAGAGGGACAGCTCGCAGATGCGTTAGATAACTCGGGGAGAGAACCTTCACCACCCGTTTCTGCTGACGATGGTGACGAGAATGATGACCGTATGACGGGGAGGCAGTTAGCTTCTGAGTTGGATGGGTTTATATTGGATATCAGCACGCAAATGGAAACCGCTGGTTTTGATGGCGCTTTTTCTTCGTTGGGCACCCAGAAAAGCACCGGAAATTTACCGGACACTCCATGCCCTAATATGGGTTCTACTGCTGTGGAAAATGATAGTAAAAAGCGGAAACTGAACAGTGACAATTCGCTCCCGCTTCGCAGTCCGAAACGAAGAATCATGGTCTCGCGGACCGCTCATACCCAAGAAGGACCCAGCACAAGTAAGAAAACAGCCGAGGATATCCCTGATATTAGCCTCCGCAGGAACTATTTCAGAAAGTCTTCGCCGTTCTCTGCCGTTGAAAAAATATACCTCAATTTCAAGCGGGCATACTCAGCTTACGACGGTGATATTCACACATTTACCAATTCTTGCTTTAAACTTCAATCGCTGCGCTCAAAAGGATCGCTAGAGAAGTCGGTGCTGTGGGATGATTTCGTCTGTCGCGAAGCTACCCAGTATCGAGATTATGTCCAACAGTGTGACAAGAGAAATGAAACACCTAAGCCTTATGAAGAGTATTTCCTAGAACGTGTTACCGTGCCTTCGTTTAAAAAGCGGAACCTAACTGGGAAAAGTATTGATCTTGTGCTTGCTTGGCACGAAGGGTCGCAAAAGGAATGCGAAGTGGTGGATGTGGAAGATGCAGTAGATAACAGACCCGGGTGCACAGTAGAACAACGGGTGGGAAGTTTTGAACGTGgacttcaagaaagaaaccAAATGAGCAGTGCCAGTGATTCCGAACGCCCcgggaagaggaagaagaagaaggaggaaaaaaCACCCCATCGGAAAAGACACGACTCCGTGTCAATCCCAGATAGCGAAGAATGGCGTGGCTATGAGACTCACGAGACTGCAAGTGTTCAATTAGGGGATACAGACGACTCCAAAGTCCTTTCCGGCGGCCAGAAACAAAGTTCCTTGGAGTTCAATGAGGTTGAAATGGAAGAAGAGTCCATAAAGTCATTAGCAGATGAAACCACGGCTTCTCCCGACGATATTGACGAGAGCAATCCTCGAAAGCGGCCCGGATCTCCCAATGATAAGGTCCTGCCCGTTTTAGAGATGGAAGAGGGCGCCAGCCTAGGAGAGATCCCAGGCCAACGGAGTCGCCGAGAACTCAAAGGAAAACAGCCGCAACGCCTCGCCGCCCCTTCAAAAGCACTCCTAGGCAAAACGCAATCCGCGGACGAGAGCTCCATGGACGAAGCATTCTACACCACAGACTCTTTCTACCCACCATACCGTCCACCCAAGCCCCGTCTACATAATTCTCAAACAGAAAACACCACCGCTGCCGAAGAACGACCCGCGTCCCCAACATCGAACTGGTGGAGAGATCCAAATACACCGTTCAAATTCTTTGCTCACGCGTATTCAAATCTGCATACGGAACTAGGGAGGTTCCGGCGTGCCGGAGAGACCGAGGCGGTCCCGGTGGACGAGAACGGTGTCATTCTTCCTCACAGGGTGTTTGATTCTGGGGATGGGCCCGTGGAAGGGCGGATGACGAGCATGGGTTGGGAAGTGTGA
- a CDS encoding uncharacterized protein (EggNog:ENOG410PINU~COG:S~TransMembrane:4 (o12-31i140-167o173-200i221-241o)~BUSCO:12597at33183), which produces MGKAGRVACIFTPYLLSIAALVCLVLVALGATRPSDPLNSIYFLKADLKDIKLDSLDIDSRLAPLALGLQQADGAGKLHDYYIIGLWNHCYKDGEDGDYKCTEKEPNYWFDPVEVWGLGDDARDYFPKALSKGLNAYRKVAHWLFVAYIIALASSVVQLVLGISAVFSRWGSLVTTIFATISTVFTILASITASALYGILAGAINGGLKPFNIKASLGGRMFAITWLATLFAVAGGVFWLFSVCCCSGRSPYDHRDRKARRGMVAEKTPYTYERVASPYGGHNMGASATPLNPMTPAQGAGFEPYRHDPRV; this is translated from the exons ATGGGCAAGGCAGGAAGAGTGGCGTGTATATTCACGCCATACCTCCTCTCCATCGCAGCCTTGGTATGTCTCGTCCTGGTCGCCTTGGGTGCAACGAGGCCCAGCGACCCCCTGAACAGCATCTACTTCCTCAAG GCCGACTTGAAAGACATAAAGCTCGACTCTCTGGACATTGACTCACGACTTGCACCTCTTGCATTGGGATTACAACAAGCCGATGGCGCTGGGAAACTCCATGACTACTACATCATCGGCCTGTGGAATCACTGCTACAAGGATGGAGAGGACGGCGACTACAAATGCACCGAGAAGGAGCCGAACTATTGGTTCGACCCCGTCGAGGTCTGGGGTCTGGGCGACGATGCTCGCGACTACTTCCCAAAGGCCCTGTCCAAGGGGCTGAACGCATACAGGAAGGTTGCACACTGGCTTTTCGTCGCCTACATCATTGCTCTCGCTTCGAGCGTCGTTCAATTGGTCTTGGGTATCTCCGCCGTGTTCAGTCGATGGGGTAGTCTTGTAACCACAATCTTTGCGACA ATTTCAACCGTGTTCACCATCCTTGCTTCCATCACAGCGAGTGCACTCTACGGCATTCTCGCCGGTGCCATCAACGGCGGCCTGAAGCCATTTAACATCAAGGCAAGCCTGGGAGGACGCATGTTTGCCATCACGTGGCTCGCCACTCTATTCGCTGTTGCCGGTGGGGTGTTCTGGCTGTTTAGCGTCTGCTGCTGCTCCGGTCGCTCTCCATATGACCACAGAGATCGCAAGGCAAGACGCGGCATGGTCGCGGAGAAGACACCGTACACATACGAGCGGGTAGCCAGCCCATACGGAGGTCACAACATGGGTGCTTCCGCCACACCTCTCAACCCTATGACTCCAGCGCAAGGTGCTGGGTTCGAACCGTACCGACACGATCCGCGCGTCTAG
- a CDS encoding uncharacterized protein (EggNog:ENOG410Q4JK~COG:S~BUSCO:561at33183) gives MISAGTASGGTNVYGIHQSPSTPGHIERVTSMSCVLENLDACLPITAIQVLNIPGYELTLSGHGPYVIITNGATDQVLERCYVFQRNNVHGIQILDCPVTNPECKSRVLVWGGQSLRLLQICIKEPRTEGAILLSTLSSEYVCPDWILDASFYSPPGGTPKLPSAYIGCLITAHNVVLGLELNLDVTSSGVSFHLHEIAPGLKPILYSADIAWTSPSDILVAAGTVFGEIIVWTCRLEHDARNSLFSNFSIFVHRFFTGHEGSIFGVNISEEVHIGNDTSRRRFLASCSDDRTIRIWDISACCSPTLRNPGGLSKDSLPRSTGFGAAPEDTLKLDQQECVAKTMCHASRIWGVYFLDISFVDGQLVFNVLSRGEDATCQVWSLNLKQDVSQEDRQISAGNTKMDHVSTHAYHTGKNIWSTAIFKDVNAFNVYSGGADGNLVSFTLDRNADTLRILGEIASDYSADEVVNGLGLKDEAVTGKGKKEGRIACYSFVSDESFIAVTPRGKALLGRVSPGSLEAAKLPSTPLVSWSMITTLEGGEPQYLAGGSPRKGMGIIGAPSGAIWLYDHSRNAVDKIAQTGSKLSGIFVVDGPPDSSCSPGFTCVSFVTAFVHSPKAVFFTARGRPDPELLFETVLNLPPNFLITAASFMQTTSWLVLGSRHGGIAIYALDMASSAGQIDPLFYSAHLHANDAITSIISLRSYSAGQGAANYIVTTGRDGYYQLHLIKSPNGRTQSVTVRTIHKACPPFGPNIEGAALDPKTNDLILYGFKGVYFIVWNESTQTELMAAECGGCHRVWTYHSNDDGRRVLIWTKASRLHLFSSQGPSHRVLRAGGHGREIKSACLSSLLSNDGQTRSQILATGAEDTTIRLFLPEASGSTQSGDIFRCQMTLKKHTAGIQHIQWSPCGELLFSSSGCEELYVWRISSIPGFGIGAMFMGECPKSKPISDLRVTHFDVVKLDDEDAFLLALAYSNSMITIFYFKPDSQEDPFELIARGQYSTNCLTYIRFAISGERIYLITTSTDGHLAIWDATNSLESVIHAHGNIIQRQLASKFPAIPLELACGDRHAIHQSSIKVMEMLQVSETELLVLCGGDDNALSASMITLPSSYPTTSEDKPLFYSTLLPQAHASAITAIAVIGGIKYTKQGFDVSIASSGNDQRLKIWCVQVTRRTKDPEIVVALKQDTYTAVADVSSIEVLTTSEAGEEKNHLVVCGVGMDMWKVAGNLE, from the exons ATGATTTCTGCAGGGACAGCAAGCGGAGGGACAAACGTATACGGAATTCACCAGTCTCCTTCAACCCCGGGGCATATCGAAAGGGTCACTTCGATGTCATGCGTATTAGAG AACCTGGATGCTTGCCTGCCAATAACGGCGATTCAAGTCCTCAACATACCCGGCTATGAGCTCACTTTGAGTGGCCATGGCCCATATGTCATTATCACCAATGGTGCTACCGATCAGGTTCTAGAGCGATGTTACGTCTTTCAAAGAAACAATGTACATGGCATCCAAATCCTGGATTGCCCGGTGACAAACCCAGAATGCAAATCTAGAGTCCTTGTATGGGGAGGACAGTCTCTCCGGCTGCTTCAAATTTGTATAAAGGAGCCCCGAACTGAAGGGGCTATTTTGCTTAGCACCCTTAGCTCGGAGTATGTTTGCCCCGACTGGATACTGGATGCCAGCTTCTACAGCCCTCCCGGAGGTACTCCTAAATTGCCATCAGCTTATATAGGGTGTTTGATCACCGCGCACAATGTGGTGCTCGGTCTTGAGCTGAATCTTGATGTGACATCCTCCGGAGTCAGTTTTCACTTGCATGAAATTGCACCAGGCCTGAAGCCAATCTTATACTCCGCTGATATTGCCTGGACTTCACCAAGCGATATTCTGGTTGCCGCAGGCACAGTATTCGGGGAAATTATTGTCTGGACATGCCGTCTAGAGcacgatgcccgcaactcTTTGTTTTCGAACTTTTCTATATTCGTACACCGCTTCTTTACAGGTCATGAGGGCTCAATTTTTGGAGTCAACATTTCAGAAGAAGTTCATATCGGGAATGACACTTCAAGGCGACGATTTCTTGCAAGTTGTAGTGATGATAGAACGATCCGAATCTGGGATATATCCGCTTGCTGTTCTCCCACGCTCCGCAACCCTGGTGGTCTGTCAAAGGATAGTCTCCCGCGCTCAACTGGATTTGGAGCCGCCCCCGAGGATACATTGAAATTGGACCAACAAGAATGCGTAGCGAAGACGATGTGCCATGCATCACGGATATGGGGCGTTTATTTCCTAGACATTTCCTTTGTTGACGGCCAGCTGGTCTTCAATGTCTTATCACGTGGGGAGGATGCAACCTGTCAAGTATGGAGCCTCAACCTCAAGCAGGATGTCTCCCAGGAAGACCGCCAGATATCTGCCGGGAACACCAAAATGGATCATGTCTCGACTCATGCATATCATACGGGCAAAAATATCTGGTCCACGGCCATTTTCAAAGACGTCAATGCATTTAATGTTTATTCCGGTGGAGCTGATGGTAACCTGGTCTCATTTACGCTTGATCGGAATGCCGATACTTTACGTATCTTAGGAGAGATTGCCTCCGACTATTCGGCTGATGAGGTAGTGAATGGTTTGGGCCTCAAAGATGAGGCTGTTACTGGAAAAGGTAAAAAAGAAGGCAGGATTGCATGCTATTCTTTTGTCTCTGATGAAAGTTTTATCGCCGTCACACCTCGAGGGAAAGCGCTTCTTGGTCGAGTTTCACCTGGAAGCCTGGAAGCAGCAAAATTGCCATCGACCCCACTGGTATCTTGGAGCATGATAACGACTCTCGAAGGTGGGGAGCCACAATACCTTGCCGGCGGGAGCCCTCGAAAAGGCATGGGAATAATTGGAGCACCTAGTGGTGCGATATGGCTGTATGATCACTCGAGGAATGCCGTTGATAAAATAGCCCAAACTGGATCAAAATTATCGGGAATCTTCGTGGTCGACGGGCCTCCTGACAGTTCTTGCTCCCCGGGTTTTACCTGTGTCTCCTTCGTGACCGCGTTCGTGCACAGTCCAAAGGCAGTCTTTTTTACCGCTCGAGGCCGCCCTGATCCTGAACTGCTATTTGAAACAGTCTTGAACCTGCCGCCTAACTTCCTAATCACTGCTGCTTCATTCATGCAAACCACGTCCTGGTTAGTATTAGGCTCGAGGCATGGGGGCATTGCTATATATGCACTGGATATGGCTTCCAGCGCGGGTCAAATCGACCCACTTTTCTATTCTGCCCATCTTCATGCCAACGATGCGATTACCTCTATTATCAGTCTGAGGTCATACAGTGCTGGACAAGGGGCAGCGAATTACATCGTCACCACTGGAAGGGATGGTTATTATCAGCTTCATTTAATTAAATCCCCGAATGGACGTACTCAGTCTGTTACGGTTCGAACGATCCATAAAGCGTGTCCGCCCTTTGGGCCAAATATCGAGGGTGCAGCGCTTGATCCTAAAACGAATGATCTAATTCTGTATGGATTCAAGGGAGTTTACTTCATTGTATGGAACGAATCGACTCAGACAGAGCTCATGGCTGCAGAATGTGGGGGGTGTCATCGGGTGTGGACATATCATTCCAATGACGACGGACGGCGGGTACTAATATGGACCAAGGCGTCGCGCCTTCATCTGTTTTCGAGTCAAGGCCCATCGCACCGTGTACTAAGGGCCGGTGGGCACGGAAGAGAAATCAAATCGGCATGTCTATCAAGTCTACTCTCAAACGACGGACAGACAAGAAGCCAAATTCTTGCTACGGGCGCTGAAGACACGACTATTCGCCTTTTCCTCCCGGAAGCAAGCGGCTCGACTCAATCCGGCGATATATTTAGGTGTCAAATGACCTTGAAGAAACACACAGCGGGCATTCAGCATATTCAATGGTCGCCATGTGGGGAGCTGCTTTTCAGCAGTTCAGGGTGCGAAGAGCTATATGTCTGGAGAATATCGTCGATTCCGGGGTTCGGAATTGGGGCAATGTTCATGGGAGAATGTCCCAAGAGCAAGCCTATCTCCGACCTTCGCGTTACCCATTTCGATGTTGTTAAGCTAGACGACGAAGACGCCTTTTTACTTGCATTGGCTTATTCTAATTCAATGATCACC ATATTTTACTTTAAACCCGATTCTCAAGAGGACCCTTTCGAGCTCATTGCACGGGGTCAATATTCAACAAATTGCCTCACATACATCCGTTTCGCCATTTCAGGCGAAAGGATATATCTAATCACTACTTCAACCGACGGACATTTGGCGATTTGGGACGCTACCAACTCGCTCGAATCTGTAATCCACGCTCACGGGAACATCATCCAACGCCAGTTGGCGAGCAAATTCCCGGCAATACCACTCGAGCTAGCATGTGGAGATCGACACGCGATCCATCAAAGCAGCATCAAAGTGATGGAGATGCTTCAAGTTTCAGAGACCGAGCTGCTCGTACTCTGCGGAGGCGACGACAACGCGCTATCCGCATCAATGATCACTCTCCCAAGTTCTTACCCGACGACGTCGGAGGACAAGCCGTTGTTTTATTCTACATTGTTGCCACAAGCACATGCTTCGGCTATCACTGCAATTGCGGTGATTGGCGGCATAAAGTATACTAAGCAAGGATTTGATGTGAGCATTGCCTCTTCGGGGAACGACCAACGACTGAAGATATGGTGCGTCCAGGTGACTCGACGAACAAAAGACCCTGAAATTGTGGTCGCTTTAAAGCAGGATACATATACTGCTGTTGCTGATGTATCATCCATAGAAGTCTTAACGACCAGCGAGgctggagaagaaaagaatcaCCTGGTGGTTTGTGGGGTGGGTATGGATATGTGGAAAGTAGCCGGCAACTTAGaatag